The following DNA comes from Buttiauxella agrestis.
TGTCGCGACCTGTCGGAGCTTTCGACCTACGCATTTGTCGATAACGTGGCGTTTCGCTTAATCAAAAATAATACGCCGGGCAATTACACCTTTATTCTCAAAGGCACGAAAGAAGTCCCGCGCCGTTTGTTGCAGGAAAAGCGCAAAACTATTGGTCTGCGCGTGCCTTCTAACCCGATTGCGCTGGCACTGCTCGAAGTGCTGAACGAGCCGATGCTATCGACGTCATTAATGCTGCCAGGAAGTGAATTTACCGAGTCTGACCCGGAAGAGATTAAAGACAGACTCGAGAAAGTCGTCGATTTAGTGATTCACGGCGGTTACCTGGGCCAGCAACCGACAACTGTGGTGGATTTGACCGACGATTCACCGGTTGTTATCCGCGAAGGCGCGGGCGATGCAAAACCTTTCTTATAAGTTCGTCTGCGGCTATACTGTCCGGCCTAAAATGGGGCTATCAGGCCCCATTACCCCAATTCGACGCCTGTGAAGGCGACACCCGAGGAAGCTCAATGAGCGATAAGAGCGAAAAGTTACAAAAAGTTTTAGCCCGTGCTGGTCATGGTTCCCGTCGTGAGATTGAAACAATCATCTCCGCAGGCCGTGTCAGTGTGGATGGCAAAGTTGCCAAATTAGGCGACCGTGTTGAAGTGACACATGCGCTGAAAATCCGTATTGATGGTCATCTGATTTCTATTAAAGAATCGGCTGAACAAATTTGCCGCGTGTTGGCTTACTACAAGCCAGAAGGCGAATTATGTACGCGTAATGACCCTGAAGGGCGTCCAACCGTATTTGACCGTTTACCAAAACTGCGCGGCGCGCGCTGGATTGCGGTCGGTCGTCTGGATGTGAACACCTGTGGTTTACTGCTGTTCACCACTGATGGTGAGCTGGCAAACCGCCTGATGCACCCAAGCCGTGAAGTTGA
Coding sequences within:
- a CDS encoding L-threonylcarbamoyladenylate synthase; the encoded protein is MSQFFYIHPDNPQQRLINQAVEIVRKGGVIVYPTDSGYALGCKLEDKSAMERICRIRQLPDGHNFTLMCRDLSELSTYAFVDNVAFRLIKNNTPGNYTFILKGTKEVPRRLLQEKRKTIGLRVPSNPIALALLEVLNEPMLSTSLMLPGSEFTESDPEEIKDRLEKVVDLVIHGGYLGQQPTTVVDLTDDSPVVIREGAGDAKPFL